In a genomic window of Pontibacter liquoris:
- a CDS encoding M16 family metallopeptidase, which yields MLDRTKAPETYDIDAVTLQVAEVTNLENKARLHVIKSETQPVIRLDFVFKAGKWFEPRSGVSDLAAKMLLEGTHTRTAKQIAETVAYYGASFENNHGYDRSEFTLYCLAKHLDHLLPLVLDVLQNPSFPEEEFALLKQRSIQNIKLQRQKNSYLATNSVTKAIYGKDHPYVFGFEADAFDTLTLPELKQFYETHYITENLEVFACGSIDRQTQDKLTTEISKLRLASGTAAILDPAVISTATENSHFVDMPESLQSSIRVAKRFPSIHAADYLNLTVLNEILGGYFGSRLMRNIREDKGYTYGIFSAISPKEYDTLFYIGTDVNYAVTENTLEEIRKELQLLQQEEIAEEELETVKNYMLGKFLNDIATIFEQCDHYKRIILYELPYEHYNNFVTSIKTITPSELQRLAQQYLTFDSMQISVAGKKS from the coding sequence ATGCTTGATAGAACAAAAGCTCCTGAAACATACGATATAGATGCTGTTACGCTGCAAGTAGCCGAGGTCACAAACCTGGAAAACAAAGCAAGACTGCATGTTATAAAAAGCGAAACCCAGCCTGTGATCAGGCTGGATTTTGTTTTTAAAGCCGGTAAGTGGTTTGAGCCCCGCAGCGGTGTATCGGACCTGGCAGCCAAAATGCTGCTGGAAGGCACCCATACCCGCACCGCCAAACAGATTGCCGAAACTGTGGCCTACTATGGCGCCTCTTTCGAGAACAACCATGGCTACGACCGTTCTGAATTTACGCTGTACTGCCTGGCCAAGCACCTGGACCATCTGCTGCCGCTCGTGCTGGATGTGCTGCAAAACCCGTCTTTCCCGGAAGAGGAATTTGCCCTGCTCAAGCAGCGCTCTATTCAGAATATAAAGCTGCAGCGCCAGAAGAACAGCTACCTGGCCACCAACAGCGTTACCAAAGCCATTTATGGCAAGGACCACCCCTATGTATTCGGCTTTGAAGCGGATGCCTTTGATACGCTTACATTACCTGAGCTAAAGCAGTTCTACGAAACCCATTACATAACCGAAAACCTGGAAGTGTTTGCCTGTGGCAGCATTGACAGGCAGACGCAAGACAAGCTTACCACCGAGATCAGCAAGCTCCGGCTTGCGTCCGGCACAGCTGCTATACTTGATCCTGCTGTAATAAGTACGGCCACAGAAAACAGCCACTTTGTGGATATGCCCGAAAGCCTGCAATCCTCTATCCGGGTTGCCAAACGATTCCCATCCATCCACGCTGCCGATTACCTGAACCTGACGGTGCTTAATGAAATACTGGGGGGCTACTTCGGCTCCCGCCTGATGCGCAACATCCGGGAAGACAAAGGATATACGTATGGCATTTTCTCAGCCATCTCTCCTAAAGAATACGATACACTCTTTTATATCGGCACGGATGTGAATTATGCTGTAACAGAAAATACGCTCGAGGAAATAAGGAAAGAGCTGCAACTACTGCAGCAGGAAGAGATTGCAGAAGAAGAGCTGGAGACGGTAAAGAATTACATGCTGGGCAAGTTCCTGAACGACATTGCTACAATCTTTGAGCAATGCGACCATTACAAACGCATTATACTATATGAGTTGCCCTACGAGCACTACAACAACTTTGTAACAAGTATAAAAACGATAACGCCTTCCGAGCTTCAGCGGCTGGCCCAACAGTATCTCACCTTTGATTCCATGCAGATTTCTGTTGCAGGTAAGAAGTCCTAG
- the porV gene encoding type IX secretion system outer membrane channel protein PorV — MAFGQSTVGQDNDVKAVTTAVPILTVAPDARSAALGDAGVALSPDANSPHWNPAKLGFVDQDMSVSLSYSPWLRNIVDDMSLSYLSGYKKLNETSAISLSLLYFDLGDIQFIDENRNPIQDYSPKEYAVSVAYGQALSENLSLGIGARFIHSNLAGSVNVGGGSTTFESKPGNTAAVDIGIYYNKDLGQKVNLALGGNISNIGGKIAYTTQDEKDFLPTNLKLGTAVTYNLDAYNTLTFALDANKLLVPSPGADSDQSVVSGIFSSFGDAEGGFSEEMQEVNLSGGLEYWYNHLFAARAGYFYENPSKGGRQYLSLGLGLRYQKFALDAAYLIPNDQGNPLADTMRFTLALNLE, encoded by the coding sequence TTGGCTTTCGGACAATCTACAGTTGGCCAGGACAACGATGTAAAGGCTGTCACCACAGCTGTTCCTATACTTACGGTAGCTCCCGACGCCCGCTCTGCTGCTCTCGGTGATGCCGGCGTAGCCCTTAGCCCGGATGCCAACTCCCCGCACTGGAACCCTGCCAAACTGGGCTTTGTAGATCAGGATATGAGCGTGAGCCTTTCCTACTCTCCCTGGCTCCGCAATATCGTGGATGATATGTCGCTCAGCTACCTGTCTGGTTACAAAAAACTAAACGAAACTTCGGCTATTTCGCTTTCACTTTTATACTTTGATCTGGGCGATATCCAGTTCATTGACGAAAATCGCAACCCCATTCAGGATTACAGCCCCAAAGAGTATGCCGTTTCGGTGGCTTATGGCCAGGCCCTGAGCGAGAACCTGAGTTTGGGTATTGGTGCCCGCTTTATTCATTCTAACCTGGCAGGTAGCGTGAATGTTGGCGGCGGCTCCACTACCTTCGAGTCCAAGCCCGGCAACACCGCAGCCGTAGACATCGGCATTTATTACAACAAAGACCTGGGCCAAAAAGTGAACCTGGCATTGGGCGGTAACATCTCTAACATTGGCGGAAAAATCGCCTATACTACCCAGGATGAGAAAGACTTTCTGCCCACTAACCTGAAGCTGGGTACGGCAGTAACCTATAACCTGGACGCCTACAACACGCTGACCTTTGCACTGGATGCCAATAAGCTGCTTGTGCCATCGCCTGGTGCCGATTCGGACCAGAGTGTGGTGAGTGGCATCTTCTCTTCGTTCGGCGATGCAGAAGGCGGTTTTAGCGAGGAGATGCAGGAAGTGAATCTTTCAGGTGGCCTTGAGTACTGGTACAACCACCTGTTTGCAGCCCGCGCCGGTTATTTTTATGAGAACCCCAGCAAAGGCGGCCGCCAGTACTTATCATTAGGCCTGGGCCTGCGGTACCAGAAGTTTGCGCTGGATGCCGCTTACCTGATCCCCAACGACCAGGGCAATCCGCTGGCCGACACCATGCGCTTTACCCTGGCGCTTAACTTAGAGTAA
- the porU gene encoding type IX secretion system sortase PorU: MMRPSRLLVVCAFLWFGAGSTGVRAQSAPLPAIALAWQQQEQVPPGQGNPGQIPAFTGAIIDYSQRLPYYRLRISGSHLRSFRLTEETYAPFTAQEQQLFTGTTFGATPAVSIVNATENKVPASLVTLLPIRRNPQTRQLEKLVRFSYTYTSEAPNATQATARAQGSYTSTSVLSTGEWYKLAVTASGIYKIDKSMLQALGINPQSIDPRTLQVYGNGGGMLPQPNAAPRSDDLLENAIRVSGEADGRFDDGDYIQFYAQGPHTWAYDAEAHQFTHHYNVYTDTAYYFLRVGYTSGRRIASRGQATGAQQTIRSYDEHLFHEQDLKNMVYSGREWYGEEFSSFTPSRDVSFPVSGLVPGSEIKLRAFVMANSPADCSFTLQLNGQSLGSQSITNRGTYNYHPEGVNSVRDYKIGQQALGNPTELKATLQFNPGGSSTSLGYLNYLALTYTRQLQLYGPQTNFRSVASMAAPASTFEIANALATALVWDVTDPVQPLQQQTMAATPLRFSAPTDVLREFVVFENAAGLAPTPVGKIGNQNLHAVNLDGATDLVIVTHPALLPQATRLAAYRSQHSNLQVQVVTTRQVFNEFSSGAQDVTAIRDFMRMVYSRSRKSGADALYLLLFGDASYDYKNHLGKNNLQVPVYESRESLHPITSYSSEDYYGFLDEDEGEWAETITGDHLLDVGIGRLPAKTEQEAATLVDKIMAYESPAHFGKWRSRITFVADDGDSNEHLEDAEFLANYVEATFPNYTPNKVYLDLFPQEAVANGQRSPAAAAALNEAIAQGSLITNYTGHGNEVSWAAEQVLTLPQVQEWHNKDNLTFLLTATCEFGRYDDPGRISGAELAVLQPQGGAVGLITTTRPVYATDNRVLNRNFFRAAFTPVNGQLPRLGDLVLRTKNNSISDEQSGSRGVNNRNFTLLSDPSLQLAYPDLQAQITRINGKQAGADTLGALGKVTLGGQITSSAGVVATGFNGELRLTVYEKPLLRNTLGNESAPVPVKVFEHVLYDGKATVRQGLFEAAFVVPKDIAYTYGPGKITLYASNGSQDAMGANQQIVIGGAAKGTVADNTPPTIRLFLDDESFVSGGSTGKSPVLLAKLYDANGLNTAGIGIGHEITAVLDNNKEALIVLNDFYTSEADSYQQGQVRYTLQDLPPGPHTLRLKAWDTSNNAAEEYIEFIVSNDTELALEHVLNHPNPFSTKTTFHFDHNRAGETLDIQVQIFTVSGKLVKTLQTTTLASKAHIAELTWDGRDEYNDLLARGVYIYKVNVRSQQDGSRASVFEKLVLLN; this comes from the coding sequence ATGATGAGGCCCTCCCGATTGCTCGTCGTTTGCGCGTTCCTGTGGTTTGGCGCCGGCAGCACCGGCGTCCGGGCCCAGTCAGCGCCACTGCCGGCCATCGCGCTGGCCTGGCAGCAGCAGGAGCAAGTGCCGCCCGGCCAGGGCAACCCCGGCCAAATACCGGCTTTTACCGGTGCCATCATCGATTATAGCCAGCGCCTGCCTTATTACCGCCTCCGCATTTCGGGCTCGCACCTGCGCAGCTTCCGCCTGACAGAGGAAACCTATGCCCCGTTCACAGCGCAGGAGCAGCAGCTTTTTACCGGCACTACCTTTGGCGCCACGCCAGCCGTCAGCATCGTAAACGCCACTGAAAACAAAGTGCCCGCCAGCCTGGTCACCCTCCTGCCGATCCGGCGTAACCCCCAGACCCGGCAGCTCGAAAAACTGGTCCGGTTCAGTTATACCTATACTTCCGAAGCCCCAAACGCCACACAAGCCACAGCGCGCGCCCAAGGCAGCTATACTTCCACTTCGGTGCTCAGTACCGGCGAGTGGTACAAGCTGGCTGTAACCGCTTCGGGCATCTATAAGATCGATAAAAGCATGCTGCAGGCGCTGGGCATCAACCCGCAAAGCATTGACCCGCGGACGCTGCAGGTGTATGGCAATGGCGGCGGCATGCTGCCCCAGCCCAACGCCGCCCCGCGTTCCGACGACCTGCTGGAAAACGCTATCCGCGTGAGCGGCGAAGCAGACGGCCGGTTTGATGACGGCGACTACATCCAGTTTTATGCGCAGGGGCCGCATACCTGGGCTTACGATGCGGAAGCGCACCAATTTACCCACCACTACAATGTATACACCGACACGGCATATTACTTTCTGCGGGTAGGCTATACTTCGGGCAGGCGCATTGCTTCGCGTGGGCAGGCAACAGGGGCGCAGCAAACCATCCGCAGTTACGACGAACACCTGTTTCATGAGCAGGACCTGAAAAACATGGTATACTCCGGCCGCGAATGGTATGGCGAGGAGTTTAGTTCGTTTACACCTTCGCGCGATGTCAGCTTTCCCGTATCAGGCCTGGTGCCGGGCTCGGAAATTAAGCTGCGGGCTTTTGTGATGGCCAACTCGCCGGCCGACTGCTCCTTTACCCTGCAGCTCAATGGGCAATCGCTCGGATCGCAAAGTATAACTAACCGGGGCACCTACAACTATCACCCGGAGGGCGTCAACAGCGTTCGGGATTACAAGATTGGGCAGCAGGCGCTGGGCAACCCCACCGAGCTAAAGGCGACCCTGCAGTTTAACCCCGGGGGCAGCTCTACTTCTTTGGGCTACCTCAATTACCTGGCGCTGACCTATACGCGCCAGCTACAGCTGTATGGCCCGCAAACCAATTTCCGGTCTGTAGCAAGTATGGCAGCCCCGGCCAGCACCTTCGAAATTGCCAACGCCCTGGCCACCGCCCTGGTGTGGGATGTGACGGATCCGGTGCAGCCCCTGCAACAGCAAACCATGGCAGCGACGCCGCTCCGCTTTAGTGCGCCAACTGATGTGCTGCGGGAGTTTGTAGTCTTTGAGAATGCCGCTGGCCTTGCCCCAACTCCCGTCGGCAAAATAGGCAACCAAAACCTGCATGCCGTGAACCTGGACGGCGCCACTGACCTGGTGATCGTCACACACCCGGCCTTGCTGCCACAGGCTACCCGCCTGGCCGCTTACCGCAGCCAGCACAGCAACTTGCAGGTGCAGGTTGTTACCACCCGCCAGGTGTTTAATGAGTTCTCGTCGGGCGCGCAGGATGTCACGGCTATCCGGGATTTTATGCGGATGGTGTACAGCCGCAGCCGTAAGAGCGGCGCTGATGCATTATACCTGCTGCTTTTCGGCGATGCCTCCTACGATTATAAGAATCATCTTGGTAAAAATAACCTGCAGGTGCCTGTGTATGAATCGCGGGAATCGCTGCATCCCATTACAAGCTATTCTTCCGAAGATTATTATGGCTTTCTGGATGAGGACGAAGGCGAATGGGCAGAAACAATAACCGGCGATCATTTGCTGGATGTGGGCATTGGCCGGCTGCCGGCTAAAACGGAGCAGGAGGCCGCCACGCTGGTAGACAAGATTATGGCCTATGAAAGCCCCGCGCACTTTGGCAAATGGCGCAGCCGGATCACGTTTGTAGCCGATGACGGCGACAGCAACGAGCACCTGGAAGATGCCGAGTTCCTGGCAAATTACGTGGAGGCCACCTTCCCCAACTATACGCCCAACAAAGTATACCTCGACCTTTTTCCGCAGGAAGCGGTTGCCAACGGGCAACGATCGCCGGCAGCGGCAGCGGCTCTGAATGAGGCCATCGCGCAAGGCTCGCTGATCACCAACTATACCGGCCATGGCAACGAGGTAAGCTGGGCAGCTGAGCAGGTCCTTACCCTACCTCAGGTGCAGGAGTGGCACAACAAAGATAACCTGACCTTTCTACTGACGGCCACCTGCGAGTTTGGCCGCTACGACGACCCGGGCCGCATTTCAGGAGCCGAGCTGGCCGTGCTGCAGCCCCAGGGCGGCGCGGTGGGCCTGATCACTACTACGCGCCCCGTTTACGCGACCGACAACCGCGTGCTGAACCGTAACTTCTTCCGGGCTGCTTTTACGCCTGTCAATGGGCAATTGCCGCGCCTGGGCGATCTGGTATTGCGTACCAAGAACAACAGCATCTCCGACGAGCAAAGTGGCTCACGGGGCGTAAACAACCGCAACTTCACGCTGCTCAGCGACCCCTCGCTGCAACTGGCTTACCCGGACCTGCAGGCGCAGATCACCCGCATCAACGGCAAACAGGCCGGTGCCGACACGTTAGGCGCCCTTGGAAAAGTAACCCTGGGTGGTCAAATCACCAGCAGTGCCGGCGTTGTAGCAACCGGCTTTAATGGTGAGCTGCGCCTGACAGTGTATGAAAAGCCCTTGCTGCGCAACACGCTGGGCAACGAAAGCGCCCCGGTGCCGGTAAAGGTGTTTGAGCATGTGCTCTACGACGGCAAAGCCACCGTGCGCCAGGGTTTGTTCGAAGCAGCTTTTGTGGTGCCCAAAGACATTGCCTATACTTACGGGCCGGGCAAGATCACGCTTTATGCCAGCAACGGCAGCCAGGATGCCATGGGCGCAAACCAGCAGATCGTGATCGGAGGCGCCGCCAAAGGCACGGTGGCCGACAACACGCCGCCGACTATCAGGTTATTTCTGGATGATGAATCATTCGTATCCGGCGGAAGCACCGGCAAAAGTCCTGTTTTACTGGCAAAACTCTACGATGCCAATGGCCTCAATACGGCCGGTATCGGTATTGGCCACGAGATCACGGCGGTGCTGGATAACAATAAAGAAGCGCTTATCGTACTCAATGACTTTTATACTTCCGAAGCCGATAGTTACCAGCAGGGGCAGGTGCGCTATACTTTACAGGATCTTCCGCCCGGCCCCCACACGCTCCGGCTCAAGGCCTGGGATACATCGAACAATGCTGCCGAAGAATACATAGAGTTTATTGTATCAAATGACACAGAACTTGCGTTAGAACATGTGCTGAATCATCCAAACCCGTTCTCCACTAAAACAACGTTCCATTTTGATCATAACAGAGCCGGTGAAACGCTGGATATTCAGGTCCAGATCTTTACTGTGTCAGGCAAATTAGTGAAGACACTGCAGACAACTACCCTGGCCAGCAAGGCGCATATTGCCGAATTAACCTGGGATGGCCGGGATGAGTATAATGATTTGCTGGCACGCGGCGTTTACATATATAAGGTAAATGTACGCTCGCAGCAGGATGGCTCCCGGGCTTCCGTATTTGAGAAACTTGTACTATTAAATTAA
- the purS gene encoding phosphoribosylformylglycinamidine synthase subunit PurS has protein sequence MKFTAEINVMPRPELLDPQGKAVLLGLEHLGLDQVGDVRIGKHITLQLEAESEEIAREKVDKACNKLLANLIMESYTFELSQQ, from the coding sequence ATGAAATTTACTGCCGAAATAAATGTAATGCCCCGTCCGGAGTTGTTAGACCCCCAAGGCAAAGCCGTGCTGCTGGGCCTGGAGCACCTGGGCCTGGACCAGGTGGGCGACGTACGCATCGGAAAACATATTACCCTGCAACTGGAAGCCGAATCAGAAGAGATCGCCCGCGAGAAGGTAGACAAAGCCTGCAACAAACTGTTGGCCAACCTGATCATGGAGTCCTATACTTTCGAGCTTTCGCAACAATAA
- a CDS encoding CDP-alcohol phosphatidyltransferase family protein, which yields MKKHLPNAITCLNLFSGCLALYFAFQDQLVYSAYLVGIAAVLDFLDGMLARVLQAYSEIGKQLDSLADMVSFGVVPGVMVFMLLSKAGQPFLGVPASIIPFFGFLITIFSALRLAKFNIDTRQTTSFIGLPTPACTMFVASLPLILANGELIHYEIILNPLVLVPLTVLLSFLLVAELPLFALKFKNLRWQDNATRFIFLGISVILLALLNFAAIPLIIVLYILLSIIQKTSHAS from the coding sequence ATGAAAAAACACCTGCCCAATGCCATTACCTGCCTCAACCTGTTTTCAGGCTGCCTGGCGCTATACTTTGCTTTCCAGGATCAGCTGGTTTATAGTGCCTACCTGGTGGGCATTGCGGCTGTGCTCGATTTTCTGGATGGCATGTTAGCTCGGGTGCTGCAGGCGTATTCCGAAATCGGCAAGCAACTCGATTCGCTGGCCGACATGGTCTCGTTTGGCGTGGTGCCGGGCGTGATGGTCTTTATGTTGCTCTCCAAAGCCGGGCAACCTTTCTTGGGCGTGCCGGCCAGTATTATACCCTTCTTCGGATTTCTGATCACGATCTTCTCGGCGTTGCGGCTGGCCAAATTCAACATCGACACCCGCCAGACGACTTCGTTTATCGGGTTGCCCACACCGGCCTGTACCATGTTTGTGGCCTCGCTGCCCCTAATCCTGGCCAACGGCGAGTTGATCCACTACGAGATCATCCTTAACCCGCTGGTGCTGGTGCCGCTCACCGTGCTGCTCTCGTTTCTGCTGGTAGCCGAGCTGCCGTTGTTTGCCCTCAAGTTTAAAAACCTGCGCTGGCAGGACAACGCCACGCGGTTTATTTTCCTGGGGATTTCGGTTATCTTACTGGCACTGCTTAACTTCGCAGCCATACCGCTGATCATCGTGTTATATATCCTTTTGTCCATTATTCAAAAAACCTCACACGCATCATGA
- a CDS encoding MBL fold metallo-hydrolase, which translates to MEVTSFTFNPFQENTYLLHDDTSECVVIDPGCYAPEERQQLKKYIADHNLKVVRLLNTHCHIDHVLGNQFVASTYNVGLEIHAADEQVLRAVPTYAPAYGFPQYAEQLPERYLKDGDVIKFGRTELQVIFAPGHAPGHVVFYNEADKVVIGGDVLFRQSIGRTDLPGGDHQTLLQSIRTRLFTLPDEVTVYPGHGPETTIGYEKQHNPFLQ; encoded by the coding sequence ATGGAAGTTACCAGCTTTACGTTTAACCCTTTTCAGGAAAACACTTACCTGCTGCACGACGACACCAGCGAGTGCGTGGTGATTGACCCCGGCTGCTATGCACCGGAAGAACGCCAGCAGCTAAAAAAGTACATTGCCGACCATAACCTGAAGGTGGTGCGCCTGCTGAACACCCACTGCCACATCGACCATGTGCTGGGCAACCAGTTTGTAGCCAGTACCTACAATGTGGGCCTGGAGATACACGCCGCCGATGAGCAGGTGCTGCGCGCCGTGCCAACTTACGCACCCGCCTACGGCTTTCCGCAGTATGCCGAGCAATTGCCGGAGCGTTACCTGAAGGATGGGGATGTCATCAAATTCGGGCGAACGGAGCTGCAGGTTATTTTTGCACCGGGCCACGCCCCGGGCCATGTGGTCTTTTACAACGAAGCCGACAAAGTAGTGATTGGCGGCGATGTGCTGTTCCGGCAGAGCATCGGCCGCACCGACCTGCCGGGAGGCGACCACCAAACGCTGCTGCAAAGTATACGAACCAGGCTCTTCACGCTGCCCGACGAAGTAACCGTATACCCGGGTCATGGCCCTGAAACCACCATCGGCTACGAAAAACAACATAACCCTTTTTTACAGTAA
- a CDS encoding NAD(P)/FAD-dependent oxidoreductase, with translation MKYDFIVVGHGLAGAILAHTLRRQGRSVLVIDKPKPDSASNVAAGLVNPVAGKRFAKSWRVDEFLPAADTFYKALEAHFGQELYIHKPIYKIFSSIEEQNTWMAKSAGSNWSEYILGTYTQSLAQPTIQDPYGGIMIGRGGYLLVSEMLQLLAAELLAAGLLLPERFDMAQLQLTDEGVQYKNITASQLVFCEGYQVVHNPYFAWLPLQPTKGEVLEVQTQNFNPECIYNKAVYVVPVGAGLFRIGATYNWRTPDEQPTREGEQELTERFSQITSQSYTVASHKAGIRPAVRDRRPLAGRHPRYAQLSVFNGMGSKGVLMAPYLAEHVATALTSGADVMPEVNISRYFSLYYDYINHQNLQP, from the coding sequence ATGAAATACGATTTTATAGTAGTAGGCCATGGATTGGCAGGTGCTATACTTGCCCATACCCTGCGCCGGCAGGGCCGCAGTGTGCTGGTAATTGATAAACCTAAACCGGATTCGGCTTCTAATGTAGCGGCGGGTCTGGTGAACCCGGTGGCCGGCAAACGCTTTGCCAAATCGTGGCGCGTGGATGAGTTCCTGCCCGCGGCCGACACGTTTTACAAGGCACTGGAGGCCCACTTTGGCCAGGAGCTATACATCCACAAGCCCATTTACAAGATCTTTTCCTCGATAGAAGAGCAAAATACCTGGATGGCCAAAAGCGCAGGCTCCAACTGGAGCGAATACATCCTGGGCACCTATACCCAAAGCCTGGCGCAGCCTACGATACAGGACCCCTACGGCGGCATTATGATCGGACGGGGCGGTTACCTGCTGGTGTCAGAAATGTTGCAGCTGCTGGCTGCTGAGCTGCTGGCGGCGGGCCTGTTGCTGCCCGAGCGGTTCGATATGGCGCAACTGCAGCTTACGGACGAGGGCGTGCAGTATAAAAACATAACGGCCAGCCAGCTTGTTTTCTGCGAGGGATACCAGGTGGTGCACAACCCCTACTTTGCGTGGCTGCCGCTGCAGCCTACCAAAGGCGAGGTGCTGGAAGTGCAAACGCAGAATTTTAACCCCGAATGCATCTATAACAAAGCCGTTTACGTTGTTCCGGTAGGAGCAGGCCTGTTCCGGATCGGGGCTACCTACAACTGGCGTACGCCGGACGAACAGCCGACCCGCGAAGGAGAGCAGGAACTGACCGAACGCTTCAGCCAGATCACTTCACAAAGCTACACGGTGGCCAGCCACAAGGCAGGTATCCGGCCGGCCGTGCGCGACAGGCGCCCGCTGGCAGGGCGGCACCCCAGGTATGCGCAGCTAAGTGTGTTTAACGGTATGGGATCCAAAGGCGTGCTCATGGCCCCCTACCTGGCAGAACACGTTGCCACGGCGCTTACCAGCGGGGCGGATGTGATGCCGGAAGTAAATATTTCAAGATATTTTTCGTTATATTACGACTACATAAATCACCAGAATCTTCAACCCTAA